Genomic DNA from Mesorhizobium sp. 131-2-1:
CATCCTCAAAGCCGCGACGGCCCGGGCGGCGCAGACCCGCGAGACTCGCCTGGCCTCAGAAATCGCGCGGGAAGCCCCATGACCGAAGCCTCCGTTGTAATCTGCGCGCACACTCTCGACCGCTGGGAGGAGTTGAAGCGTGCGGTCGTGTCCGTCCGTACCCAAACGCGTGCCCCACGTGAAATCGTCGTGGTCGTGGACAACAACGAGGCCTTGCTAGAGCGCGCCGCGCGCGAGATTGCGGGCGTCACCGTCCTCGCCAATGCCAGGCAACCCGGCTTGTCAGGCGGGCGCATGACAGGAGCGGAATACACCACGGCCCCGGTGATCGCCTTCATCGATGATGACGCCGTCGCCAACCCGCACTGGCTGGAGGAGCTGTTGGAGGCTTATCGGGATCCAGCAGTGTTGGGCGCCGGCGGCCCGGTTGAGCCGCTGTGGCAAGTGCCGCCACCCTCCTGGTTTCCCGGCGAGTTCCACTGGGTCGTGGGCTGCACTTACGCCGGTATGCACGTGCGGGACGGGCGCATCCGCAACCCGATCGGGGCTAACATGTCGGTGCGCGCCGACGTACTGCGGCGCGCCGGTGGATTCGCGCCGGATCTCGGGCGCCGCAAGCTCGGATTCTCCGTCAGCGGCCGAGCAAGGATCGGCGGCAAGGCCGAGAGCTGTGAGGAGACGGAATTCTGCATCCGGG
This window encodes:
- a CDS encoding glycosyltransferase family 2 protein, which produces MTEASVVICAHTLDRWEELKRAVVSVRTQTRAPREIVVVVDNNEALLERAAREIAGVTVLANARQPGLSGGRMTGAEYTTAPVIAFIDDDAVANPHWLEELLEAYRDPAVLGAGGPVEPLWQVPPPSWFPGEFHWVVGCTYAGMHVRDGRIRNPIGANMSVRADVLRRAGGFAPDLGRRKLGFSVSGRARIGGKAESCEETEFCIRAAGLYPGGYWAYRPAAHVLHAVPIQRTTWKYFVHRCLVEGTAKAVLTGLAGSKDGLGAEWRYVQKVLPRAVASDLKAAMHGKVGAARRAGAIMAGFALTAFAYATTRLGGAAEALSQHLLSQVRAWRA